A window from Mycobacterium botniense encodes these proteins:
- the mftG gene encoding mycofactocin dehydrogenase MftG yields MSLPTTHSDVLIVGAGSAGSVLAERISANPSCRVMVLEAGPGLTEADLLARTTNGLQLPVGAASPLVWRYQTELTERPARPATIVRGATLGGSGAVNGGYFCRGLPRDFGWAPGWAWPDVFNHFRSIETDLDFDTPAHGSCGPIPVRRTREITGPSEAFIAAAERAGYGWIADLNDVGPTMPSGVGAVPLNVVDGVRTSSGAGYLVPALRRPNVTVLTRTRAVRLVFSDMRAVGVDAVSAGRPLRLTSDRIVLCAGAIESAHLLMLSGIGEPSMLRAAGVNVVAPLPVGQECSDHPEWVLPMNWTGAAGRPVLEVVLSTDDYIEIRPYTSGFAAMTGDRRDPDWPHIGVALMQPQSRGRISLLSADPQVPPRIEHRYDAVAGDVAVLRRGVELVRELIGAATVVGPPRWSTSQHLCGSAPVGPEPDPRAVVDERCRVRGVDNLWVIDGSVLPRITSRGPYATIVMLAHRAAEFIA; encoded by the coding sequence TTGAGCCTACCCACTACGCACAGCGATGTGCTGATCGTCGGGGCCGGCAGCGCTGGATCTGTTCTGGCCGAACGCATTTCAGCCAACCCAAGCTGCCGGGTCATGGTGCTCGAGGCGGGGCCTGGACTCACCGAAGCTGATCTGCTGGCTCGAACGACCAATGGATTGCAACTGCCCGTCGGCGCCGCCAGCCCGCTGGTCTGGCGCTACCAGACTGAGCTGACCGAACGGCCGGCTCGTCCGGCGACGATCGTGCGCGGCGCGACCCTCGGCGGTTCCGGTGCGGTCAACGGCGGTTATTTCTGCCGCGGCTTGCCTCGAGACTTCGGCTGGGCTCCCGGGTGGGCGTGGCCGGACGTGTTCAACCACTTCCGGTCGATCGAGACAGACCTGGACTTCGACACCCCCGCCCATGGCAGCTGTGGCCCGATCCCGGTTCGTCGGACGCGCGAGATCACCGGCCCTTCAGAGGCTTTCATCGCTGCAGCAGAACGCGCCGGATACGGCTGGATCGCTGATCTCAACGACGTCGGGCCCACGATGCCGTCGGGCGTCGGCGCCGTGCCGCTGAACGTGGTCGATGGTGTGCGGACCAGCTCCGGGGCGGGCTATTTGGTGCCGGCGCTGCGACGCCCCAACGTGACAGTGCTCACGCGAACACGGGCGGTGCGGCTGGTTTTCTCGGACATGCGGGCCGTGGGTGTCGACGCTGTCAGTGCCGGACGTCCACTGAGGCTAACGTCCGATCGAATCGTGTTGTGCGCTGGAGCTATCGAGTCGGCACATCTGCTAATGCTGTCCGGTATCGGTGAGCCATCCATGCTGCGGGCTGCCGGCGTCAATGTGGTAGCACCGCTGCCGGTGGGTCAGGAGTGCAGTGACCATCCCGAATGGGTGTTGCCGATGAACTGGACCGGCGCTGCCGGGCGCCCGGTCCTGGAAGTGGTGTTGAGCACCGACGATTACATCGAGATCAGGCCATACACAAGTGGATTCGCTGCGATGACCGGTGATCGTCGGGATCCGGACTGGCCGCATATCGGGGTCGCGCTGATGCAACCTCAGTCCCGGGGCCGCATCAGCCTGCTCAGCGCCGACCCTCAGGTGCCGCCACGCATTGAACATCGTTACGACGCCGTGGCTGGTGATGTTGCGGTGCTGCGCCGGGGCGTCGAGTTAGTTCGCGAACTCATCGGTGCTGCAACGGTTGTCGGTCCGCCCAGGTGGTCGACGTCGCAACATTTGTGCGGTAGCGCGCCGGTAGGACCAGAGCCGGATCCGCGCGCCGTCGTCGACGAGCGCTGCCGGGTCCGCGGCGTCGACAACCTGTGGGTAATCGACGGCTCTGTGCTGCCGAGGATTACCAGCCGGGGCCCATACGCGACCATCGTCATGCTGGCGCACCGCGCCGCGGAGTTCATTGCATGA